Proteins found in one Hymenobacter sp. J193 genomic segment:
- a CDS encoding T9SS type A sorting domain-containing protein, with translation MWRYAPTARSGPGATTPTASSAMALAAPSAARPYKLGSDTNWKSVAAGNEYSVGVRKDGTLWAWGSNSFGQLGLPFFSAEPLLIEGGDGSLPLSLPTFSARATGLRAAPVPLGSGAILTLNFTLTAPLVAAPLTLTDVTGRVLLRRLVSAPAGPATLVVPELAGRPAGLYIVRLVIDGRPAQVKVVKQ, from the coding sequence ATGTGGCGCTACGCACCGACGGCACGCTCTGGGCCTGGGGCAACAACGCCGACGGCCAGCTCGGCGATGGCACTAGCGGCACCGTCAGCAGCGCGCCCATACAAGCTGGGCAGCGATACCAACTGGAAGAGTGTGGCGGCGGGCAACGAATACAGCGTAGGTGTGCGCAAGGACGGTACACTCTGGGCCTGGGGCAGCAACAGCTTTGGCCAGCTCGGCCTACCCTTTTTCAGCGCCGAACCGCTCCTCATCGAAGGCGGCGACGGTTCGCTTCCTTTGAGCCTGCCCACTTTCTCGGCCCGTGCCACTGGCCTGAGGGCAGCCCCTGTGCCACTGGGCAGCGGAGCCATCCTCACGTTGAACTTCACCCTGACTGCCCCGCTGGTGGCCGCGCCCCTGACCCTGACCGACGTCACCGGCCGCGTGCTGCTGCGTCGGCTGGTCAGCGCCCCGGCTGGCCCTGCCACGCTGGTCGTGCCCGAGCTGGCTGGTCGCCCCGCCGGCCTCTACATCGTGCGCCTGGTCATCGACGGCCGTCCCGCCCAGGTGAAGGTGGTGAAGCAGTAA
- a CDS encoding TonB-dependent receptor → MRSFSTLCTLGLLFGIPLSSIAQQQTEFSGTVQTDAGEPLPGATVFLKGTYLGSTTNSAGNFRLLVPGTMLPAPLMVSFVGYESAMDTLSITGRPLFIILQPSAALINEVVVSASRVEENILRAPVTVDKLNAQHLARLSTPDLVMGLARQKGVDVTSSGLLMASASTRGFSGATSERLVQLVDMMDTQSPSLNINPGNALGLPEVDMASVEVLHGPSSALYGANAFNGVVLTTSKDPFQHPGLSVRLRGGTRSYLDGQLRYARRLGQRWALKLTGSYATGQEWIAATYDPLTAAYAPGNNAQGSGLGYDAVNRYGDVGTTFGPTGGALNGKTVFMPGWTEREIIDGDDKAMLYRIVPSLHFLVTDKVKAMVEFKRAQGTTAYQFTNRYRLSNFATNQFRAELKSDRWFVLAYQTQDFGKNSYDLPFTGSFIQTQKDPRSEAGLSYAQQYFGAYALAYNTFLANPANAGNTAGAEQAARAQAAPFQLTAGSPEFNEARSRVVNDATPGVGSRINPSSLLNDVSGQYDYQSKLVNAVVGGASRQYRLGSDGMLFSDQDGKRIINDEFGAYLQLSKELLQNRLKLTAAGRVDDSKNFKPVFSPRGSAVFAFDKAKTHNLRASYNQAYRTPTQQGQYLSLDLSRVLLLGNISNGFQGYSTAVAGSLGSILSNPATAQETLDTYALNADRLKPERVATWEIGYKGLVVPNVVLDLNYYRSSYQDFIGQVRLISNIDGSRPTPAQLAAAATGARPLQTGPTRVIQVQANAAQQVHASGSMASLTYTPRKQLNLTGNYTLSLLERKRLPERFQAYYNTPRHKFNLGAYGEVGKAFNYSLNYRWAEGHLFESPFAAGELKAYSSLDAQVGYHLSKYHTTVQAGGTNLANTTNIQVYGGPQISRLAYLGLTVELK, encoded by the coding sequence ATGCGTTCCTTTTCTACATTGTGCACGCTGGGTTTACTCTTTGGAATTCCACTGAGTAGTATTGCCCAGCAGCAAACAGAGTTTTCGGGCACAGTTCAGACCGATGCCGGTGAGCCCTTACCCGGGGCCACGGTTTTTCTGAAGGGCACGTACCTTGGTTCCACAACCAACTCGGCCGGCAACTTCCGCCTGCTGGTTCCGGGCACTATGCTCCCCGCGCCGCTGATGGTTTCCTTTGTCGGGTATGAATCCGCGATGGATACGCTCAGCATTACGGGGCGCCCGCTGTTTATTATCCTGCAACCCAGTGCCGCCCTCATCAACGAAGTAGTGGTATCGGCCTCACGGGTGGAGGAGAACATCCTGCGCGCGCCCGTCACGGTCGATAAGCTCAACGCCCAGCACCTGGCCCGCCTGAGCACGCCCGACCTGGTCATGGGCCTGGCCCGCCAGAAGGGCGTGGACGTGACCAGCTCGGGCCTGCTGATGGCCAGCGCCAGCACGCGCGGCTTCAGCGGGGCCACCTCCGAACGCCTGGTGCAGCTCGTGGACATGATGGACACGCAATCCCCGAGCCTGAACATCAACCCCGGCAACGCCCTGGGCCTGCCGGAAGTGGACATGGCCTCGGTGGAGGTGCTGCACGGCCCCTCCTCGGCCCTGTACGGGGCCAACGCCTTCAACGGCGTGGTGCTGACCACCTCGAAAGATCCGTTCCAGCACCCGGGCCTGAGCGTGCGCCTGCGCGGGGGCACGCGCAGCTACCTGGACGGGCAGCTGCGCTACGCCCGGCGCCTGGGCCAGCGCTGGGCCCTCAAGCTGACGGGCAGCTACGCCACGGGCCAGGAGTGGATTGCCGCCACCTACGACCCGCTCACGGCGGCCTACGCGCCGGGCAACAACGCCCAGGGCTCGGGCCTGGGCTACGACGCGGTGAACCGCTACGGGGACGTGGGCACCACGTTCGGCCCCACGGGCGGGGCGCTCAACGGCAAGACCGTGTTCATGCCCGGCTGGACCGAACGCGAAATCATCGACGGCGATGACAAGGCCATGCTTTACCGCATAGTCCCTTCCCTTCATTTTTTGGTGACGGACAAGGTGAAAGCAATGGTGGAGTTCAAGCGGGCCCAGGGCACGACGGCTTACCAGTTTACCAACCGCTACCGTCTATCCAACTTTGCAACAAATCAATTCCGGGCGGAGCTGAAAAGTGACCGCTGGTTTGTGCTGGCCTACCAGACCCAGGATTTCGGCAAGAACTCCTATGATTTGCCCTTCACCGGCAGCTTCATCCAAACCCAGAAGGACCCTCGCAGCGAAGCTGGGCTAAGCTACGCCCAGCAGTACTTCGGGGCCTATGCCCTGGCCTACAACACGTTTTTGGCCAACCCGGCCAACGCCGGCAACACGGCCGGGGCCGAGCAGGCCGCCCGCGCGCAGGCCGCCCCCTTCCAGCTTACGGCCGGCTCCCCCGAGTTTAATGAGGCCCGCTCGCGGGTAGTGAATGACGCAACGCCTGGCGTGGGCTCCCGCATCAACCCCAGCTCACTGCTCAACGATGTATCGGGGCAGTACGATTATCAATCAAAGCTGGTGAACGCGGTTGTCGGCGGTGCCTCCCGCCAGTACCGGCTGGGTTCTGATGGCATGCTCTTCTCTGATCAGGACGGCAAGCGCATCATCAACGATGAGTTTGGAGCATACCTCCAACTTTCGAAAGAGCTGCTGCAGAACCGCCTGAAACTCACGGCTGCCGGGCGGGTCGATGACAGCAAAAACTTTAAGCCGGTGTTTTCGCCTCGGGGCTCGGCCGTGTTTGCCTTCGACAAGGCGAAGACGCACAACCTGCGGGCCAGTTATAACCAGGCCTACCGGACTCCAACCCAGCAAGGCCAGTACCTGAGCCTGGATCTTTCCCGGGTTTTGCTGCTGGGCAACATCAGCAATGGCTTCCAGGGCTATAGCACCGCCGTTGCCGGCTCCCTTGGCTCTATACTGAGCAATCCTGCTACGGCCCAGGAAACGCTGGACACCTACGCCTTGAATGCTGACCGGCTCAAACCGGAGCGTGTGGCCACGTGGGAAATCGGCTACAAGGGGCTGGTCGTGCCAAATGTCGTGCTTGATCTGAACTATTACCGGTCGAGCTATCAGGACTTCATTGGCCAAGTGCGCTTGATTTCCAATATAGACGGGAGCCGTCCGACGCCGGCGCAGCTGGCGGCGGCGGCCACCGGGGCGCGGCCGCTGCAGACCGGCCCGACGCGCGTGATCCAGGTGCAGGCCAACGCGGCCCAGCAGGTGCACGCCTCCGGCAGCATGGCCTCGCTGACTTACACGCCCCGCAAGCAGCTGAACCTGACGGGCAACTACACGCTCAGTTTGCTGGAGCGCAAGCGCCTGCCTGAGCGCTTCCAAGCGTACTACAACACGCCCCGGCACAAGTTCAACCTGGGCGCTTACGGGGAAGTAGGCAAGGCCTTCAACTACTCGCTCAACTACCGCTGGGCCGAAGGCCATTTATTTGAGTCGCCGTTTGCTGCCGGTGAGCTGAAGGCCTACTCCTCCCTCGATGCGCAGGTTGGTTACCACCTGAGCAAGTATCATACGACGGTCCAGGCCGGGGGCACTAACCTGGCCAACACGACCAACATACAGGTCTACGGCGGCCCCCAGATTAGCCGGTTAGCCTATCTGGGCCTAACCGTTGAGCTGAAATAA
- a CDS encoding M20/M25/M40 family metallo-hydrolase: MKNPVVAKLPAAAVEHLQAAVRLRTESYRSGNVADTSQFLGFHRLLQRTYPLLHRTLRRQVVGGYSLCYEWAGQEPSAAPVIVLAHYDVVPVDTATLPRWKYPPFGAVQAHDTIWGRGTTDNKANAVALLEAVESALLRGQQPRRTVFLVLGHDEEVGGMHGARQVAQLLQRRGIRPAFVLDEGGYITRRKVPGMVGRPVALIGTAEKGYLSLQLSASLAGGHAAMPEKESAVGLVAGAVASLQQQEFAAQLTPAMQDFATHVGPHLPFGQRVAFANQWLLRPLILRAYRATAAGAAAVRTTIAPTVLQAGMKDNVIPASASAIVNLRLLPTTTAAGTLAQVRAWLPDQRVQVRPVGPVSEPTAAASTETLGYRLIDQQLHQLVPGVVTTPFLFVAQSDARHFQPLTTDIYRFSPTTDPQGMHGENECVSVASFTQTYCYFAGILRAL; this comes from the coding sequence GTGAAAAACCCGGTCGTGGCCAAGCTGCCGGCCGCCGCCGTTGAGCACCTGCAGGCAGCCGTGCGGCTCCGCACGGAATCCTATCGTTCGGGCAACGTGGCGGATACGTCCCAGTTTTTGGGCTTTCACCGATTGCTGCAGCGCACGTACCCGCTACTGCATCGGACACTGCGCCGCCAGGTTGTCGGCGGTTATTCGCTTTGCTATGAGTGGGCCGGCCAGGAGCCTTCCGCCGCGCCAGTTATTGTGCTGGCGCACTATGATGTGGTCCCGGTAGATACGGCCACGCTGCCCCGCTGGAAATACCCGCCGTTTGGGGCCGTACAGGCTCATGATACCATCTGGGGGCGTGGCACAACGGATAACAAGGCTAATGCGGTGGCGCTGCTGGAAGCCGTAGAAAGTGCCCTTCTGCGTGGCCAGCAGCCCCGGCGCACCGTTTTTCTGGTGCTGGGCCACGATGAGGAAGTTGGCGGTATGCACGGCGCGCGCCAGGTAGCGCAGCTGCTGCAGCGGCGGGGCATCCGCCCGGCCTTCGTACTGGATGAAGGCGGCTACATCACGCGCAGAAAGGTTCCGGGCATGGTTGGTCGCCCGGTTGCGTTGATTGGCACTGCCGAGAAAGGCTATCTCTCCCTGCAGCTGAGCGCCAGCCTTGCCGGTGGGCATGCGGCCATGCCGGAAAAAGAGTCGGCTGTCGGGTTGGTAGCCGGGGCCGTGGCCTCGCTCCAGCAGCAGGAGTTTGCCGCCCAGCTGACCCCGGCCATGCAGGACTTTGCCACCCACGTCGGGCCTCACCTGCCCTTCGGCCAACGGGTAGCCTTTGCCAATCAATGGCTGTTGCGGCCGCTTATTCTGCGCGCCTACCGTGCAACGGCTGCCGGCGCAGCAGCGGTCCGCACGACGATTGCGCCCACTGTTCTCCAGGCGGGTATGAAGGATAACGTCATCCCGGCTTCGGCCTCAGCCATAGTGAATTTACGGTTACTGCCAACCACTACGGCCGCCGGCACGCTGGCGCAGGTGCGGGCCTGGTTGCCGGATCAGCGCGTTCAGGTCCGGCCCGTGGGCCCGGTCTCGGAACCGACGGCGGCGGCTTCGACGGAAACGCTGGGCTACCGCCTCATTGACCAGCAGCTGCACCAACTGGTGCCGGGAGTGGTTACCACGCCCTTTCTGTTCGTTGCCCAGTCCGATGCCCGGCACTTTCAGCCCCTTACGACGGATATATACCGCTTTTCCCCCACTACTGACCCTCAGGGGATGCACGGTGAAAACGAATGCGTCTCCGTTGCCAGCTTCACGCAGACGTATTGTTATTTCGCCGGCATTCTGCGGGCGTTATAA
- a CDS encoding ParB/RepB/Spo0J family partition protein gives MNTQTLSQAAQPVTLLTIPLSAIYLADNYRSSIDPVGLKSLAESIRTGGLIQPVAVRPLAVPFEGYEYALVAGFRRFAAHELGQLPTILATVRDMTDQEAQMYRLVENILRENPHPADEAVAVGKLSREGMNTEEIAAYLGQTARWVTQRRAISELLPEWLTDLRQDKLTLGAAEELSRWPESVQRRCLDNRSQYVVNESTVKNWVAREKQALSSAPWPLDDAALYENAGACTGCPKRSSCSVMLFAELAEEGKDTCLDSACWNTKMGRRIEQVLAEQKELAGEAPVVRLSTKYYEAPAGAVKPDKYEVSKRKKGTVVGVYVDGASAATVVRVLLAQETTKALESGKVELSQGEKNRETRQKRLLKEAGKRVLAERCYHALQLSTDEAKQGRVRVLAKLVAESLMQGRVIDLLTLAELTRTWGWPLAGKNGPDTKGLPYREWVEAQVLLTAPTEALLTQLLLFSVTHRGLGSEWNDNQKTAASLVGNPQVQEGLDEATQALFEREYDPRTLRARKVPLVEVTQLVPADADEQPGEQCAQAA, from the coding sequence ATGAACACACAAACCCTTTCGCAAGCCGCGCAGCCGGTAACCCTGCTAACAATTCCCCTATCGGCCATCTATCTGGCCGACAACTACCGTAGTAGTATTGACCCGGTAGGGCTGAAATCTCTGGCCGAAAGTATTCGCACCGGGGGGCTGATACAACCCGTTGCGGTGCGTCCGTTAGCGGTGCCTTTTGAAGGCTATGAGTATGCACTGGTAGCCGGTTTTCGCCGCTTCGCGGCCCATGAGCTGGGCCAGTTGCCGACCATTCTGGCAACGGTGCGCGACATGACCGACCAAGAGGCGCAGATGTATCGCCTCGTGGAGAACATTTTGCGCGAAAATCCCCATCCCGCAGACGAAGCCGTAGCCGTGGGTAAGCTCTCGCGGGAGGGCATGAATACGGAGGAAATTGCCGCCTATCTTGGTCAGACTGCGCGTTGGGTAACCCAGCGCCGCGCCATAAGTGAGCTGCTGCCGGAGTGGCTGACTGATTTACGACAGGACAAGCTGACGCTAGGCGCGGCGGAGGAACTGAGCCGGTGGCCTGAATCCGTGCAGCGCCGCTGCTTGGACAACCGTTCGCAGTACGTGGTGAACGAAAGCACCGTAAAGAATTGGGTGGCCCGCGAAAAACAGGCCCTGAGCAGTGCGCCGTGGCCGCTGGACGATGCCGCGCTGTACGAAAATGCCGGCGCTTGCACCGGCTGCCCGAAGCGCAGCAGCTGTAGCGTCATGCTGTTTGCCGAACTCGCGGAGGAAGGCAAGGATACGTGTCTGGACAGCGCCTGCTGGAATACGAAAATGGGGCGGCGTATCGAGCAGGTACTAGCCGAGCAGAAAGAACTGGCCGGGGAGGCCCCGGTAGTGCGCCTATCCACTAAGTACTATGAGGCACCAGCCGGGGCGGTAAAGCCCGATAAGTACGAGGTCAGCAAGCGCAAGAAGGGTACGGTAGTGGGCGTGTACGTCGATGGGGCCAGCGCCGCAACGGTGGTACGGGTGCTATTGGCCCAGGAAACCACCAAAGCGCTCGAATCGGGGAAGGTGGAGCTGTCGCAGGGTGAAAAGAACCGCGAAACCCGCCAGAAGCGACTGCTGAAAGAGGCCGGGAAACGGGTGCTGGCGGAACGCTGCTATCACGCCCTGCAACTGTCCACCGACGAAGCCAAACAGGGCCGAGTGCGCGTGTTGGCGAAACTTGTTGCTGAGAGCCTGATGCAGGGCCGGGTTATCGACCTGCTGACGCTGGCCGAGCTAACGCGCACTTGGGGGTGGCCGCTGGCAGGCAAAAATGGGCCGGACACGAAGGGACTGCCTTACCGGGAGTGGGTCGAAGCGCAGGTGCTGCTAACTGCCCCAACGGAGGCCCTGCTGACGCAGTTGCTGCTGTTCTCGGTCACGCACCGGGGCTTGGGTAGCGAGTGGAACGACAATCAGAAAACCGCTGCCAGCTTGGTCGGCAACCCACAAGTACAGGAAGGGCTTGATGAGGCGACTCAGGCGCTGTTCGAGCGTGAGTACGACCCGCGCACCCTGCGGGCCAGAAAAGTGCCACTTGTCGAGGTTACGCAGCTTGTCCCGGCTGATGCCGACGAGCAGCCCGGCGAACAGTGCGCGCAGGCTGCCTAA